GCCTGGTAGTCGCCAGAGCGCTGGCGCGCCTGCTGCAGTCCCTGGCGCAGCGCCGGCACGCTCAAGGCGCGGATCGCCAGCAGCGGCAGGGCGAGGGCGGCGATGCCCTGCTGCTGCAGGGCGGCCACCCAGCGTTCGGCGTCCGGCGCCGCGCGCGTGACGATGGTGCGCCGCAGCCAGCGCTCAGGCATCGCGTTCGGCCACGGCGCCGCGCGCCTGCAACTGGGCGGCGACGGCCAGGCCCAGCGCATCGGCTTGCGCCAAAGTGGTGGCGCTGGCACTGCCGCCTGCGCGCACCAGTGGCTGACCGCCCTGCACGGCGCCCCAGGCGGCCTGCAGTTGCAGCACCGCGCCCTGCCACTGCGCGTGCGCCGCCAGCGGCATGGAGCAGCTGCCGCCCATGGCACGGCTGACCGCGCGCTCGGCCGTCACCGCAAGCCAGGTGCGCTCGTCGGCCAGCGGCGCCAGCGCGGCCAGCACGTCGCTGCGCTCGCTGCGCACCTCGATGGCCAGTGCGCCCTGGCCGGCGGCGGGCAGCATCTCGGCCGGCTCGAAGGTGGCGCGGATGCGCCCGGCCAGGCCCAGGCGCTTGAGCCCCGCGGCCGCCAGCACGATGGCCGCGTACTGCCCCTCGTCGAGCTTGCGCAGTCGGGTGTTGACGTTGCCGCGCAGCGGCTCGATGCGCAGGTCCGGGCGCAGCGCGTGCAGCAGCACCTGGCGGCGCAGGCTGGAGGTGCCGACCACCGCGCCCGGCGGCAGCTCCTGCAGGCTGGCGTGCCGCGGTGAGACGAAGGCGTCGCGCGGGTCTTCGCGCGCCATCACGCAGGCCAGCGCAAAGCCGGGCGGCAGCTGCATGGGCACGTCCTTGAGCGAATGCACCGCCAGGTCGGCGCGGCCTTCTTCCAGCGCCACTTCCAGCTCCTTGATGAACAGGCCCTTGCCGCCGACTTTGGAGAGCGCGCGGTCCAGGATCTGGTCGCCGCGCGTGGTCATGCCCAGCAGCCGCACCACATGGCCGCGCGCCTGCAGCAGGGCCTGCACATGCCGGGCCTGCCACAGCGCCAGCTGGCTTTCGCGCGTGGCGATGGTCAGGGACAGGGGGTTTGCGTTGCTTGCCGTCATGGCGCGATTGTGTCGCAGTGCGTGCTTGCCGGCGCCATGTCGCCCAGGCGACCGAAGGCGTTTACACTTCACGCATGCTGCAATGCAACATATGCATGACCCTCGTCAAGGCCCACCCATGACAGAACCCGCTCAGCCCCGCCGCAGCGCGCCCGCGCACCGCAAGGATAAGGACGCCCCGCTGATCGCCGACATCCGCCTGCTCGGGCGCATCCTGGGCGACGTGATCCGCGAGCAGGAGGGCGAGGGCGTGTTCGGGCTGGTGGAGCAGGTCCGCCAGCTCTCGGTGGCCTTTCGCCGCGACGACGACCAGGGGGCGGACCGCGCGCTCAAGCGCCTGCTCAAGTCGCTCAGCGGGGAGGAAACGGTCAAGGTGATCCGCGCCTTCACCTATTTCAGCCACCTGGCCAACCTGGCCGAAGACCGCCACCACATCCGCCGCCGCCAGATCCACGAGCGCGCCGGCAGCAGCCAGGAAGGCGGCATCGACGTGGCGCTGGCGCGCCTGCGCTGGGCCGGCATCGCACCGCAGGCGGTGGTGCAGACCCTGGCGCAAAGCTATGTGGTGCCGGTGCTCACCGCCCACCCCACCGAGGTACAGCGCAAAAGCATCCTGGACGCCGAGCGCGAGATTGCCCAGCTGCTGGCCGCGCGCGACGACATCGGCGCACGCGCCCAGCTCTACAACAGCGCGCGCGATATCCTCACCCCGCGCGAGATCGCCGCCAACGAGGCCGGCCTGCGCGCCCGCGTGGCGCAGCTGTGGCAGACACGGCTGCTGCGCGTCTCGCGCCTGACCGTGGCCGACGAGATCGAGAACGCGCTGTCCTATTACGAATCCACCTTCATCGGCGAAATCCCCAGGATCTATGCCGACCTGGAGCAGCAGCTGGGCGACAGCGGCCCGGTGGCGAGCTTTCTGCGCATGGGCCAGTGGATAGGGGGCGACCGCGACGGCAATCCCAACGTGGGTGCCGACACGCTCAGGCTGGCGCTGCGCCGCCAGGCCGAGGTGGCGCTGCGCCACTACCTCGGCGAGGTGCATGCGCTGGGGCGCGAGCTGTCGCTGTCGGCCCGGCTGGTGCAGGTGTCGCCCGCACTGCTGGCGCTGGCCGAGGCCTCGGGCGACGTGAGCGCGCACCGCAGCGACGAGCCCTACCGGCGCGCGCTCAGCGGCATCTATGCGCGCCTGGCCGCGACGTGCGCGGTGCTCACCGGCGCGGCGCCGGCCCATGTGCCGGTGGCCGTGTTGCCCGCCTACGACAGCGCCGACGCTTTTTTGGCCGACCTGCGCGTGATCGAGGATTCGCTGCTGTCGCACAAGGGCGCGGCCCAGGCGGCGGAGCGCCTGCATGCGCTGGCGCGTGCGGTGCAGGTCTTCGGCTTCCACCTGGCGACGGTGGACTTGCGCCAGAGCTCGGACCAGCACGAGCGCGTGCTCGCCGAGCTGCTGGCCGTGGCGCGGCTCGAGGCCGACTACGCCGCCCTGGACGAGGGCGAGCGCCAGCGCCTGCTGCTGCGCCTGCTGTGCGACGCGCGGCCGCTGCGCGTGCTGGGGGCCGCATACAGCGCGCACACCTGCGCGGAGCTGAGCATCTTCGAGACCGCCCGCGCCCTGCGCGAGCGCTGCGGGCGCGACGCCATCCGCCACTACATCATCAGCCACACCGAGACGGTGAGCGACCTGCTGGAAGTGCTGCTGCTGCAAAAGGAAACCGGCCTGCTGCACGGCACGCTGGATGGCGACTGCCACGCCGACCTCATCGTCTCGCCGCTGTTCGAGACCATAGAAGACCTGCGCAACGCCGCGCCCATCATGCGCGCCTACTACGCGCTGCCCGGCATTGCGCCCATGGTGCGCGCCAGCGGCGCCGAGCAGGACATCATGCTGGGCTACAGCGACAGCAACAAGGACGGCGGCATCTTCACCAGCAACTGGGAGCTGTACCGCGCCGAGATCGCGCTGGTGGCGCTGTTCGACGAACTCAACGCCGCGCTGCCGGGACAGGGCATCCGCATGCGCATGTTCCACGGGCGCGGCGGCACCGTGGGGCGCGGCGGCGGCCCCAGCTACCAGGCCATCCTGGCGCAGCCGCCGGGCACGGTGCGCGGGCAGATCCGCCTGACCGAGCAGGGCGAGGTCATCGCCAGCAAGTACGCCAACCCCGAGATCGGCCGGCGCAACCTGGAAACCCTGGTGGCCGCCACCCTGGAGGCCACGCTGCTGCAGCCCACCAAGCCCGCCACCAAGGCCTTCCTGCAGGCCGCGGCAGAGCTGTCCGAAGCCAGCATGGCCGCCTACCGCGCCCTGGTCTACGAGACGCCGGGCTTTGCCGACTACTTCTTCAGCGCCACGCCGATCCGCGAGATTGCCGAACTCAACATCGGCTCGCGCCCGGCCTCGCGCAAGGCCGGCCAGCGCATCGAGGATTTGCGTGCCATCCCCTGGGGCTTCAGCTGGGGCCAGTGCCGACTGACGCTGCCCGGCTGGTACGGCTTCGGCAGCGCGGTGCAGGCCTTCGTCGGCGCGCCGGGCAAGGACGAAAAGGCGCGCTGGGCGCTTTTGCGCAAGATGGTGCGCCAGTGGCCCTTCTTCAGCGCGCTGCTGTCCAACATGGACATGGTGCTGGCCAAGAGCGACCTGCAGCTGGCCAAGCGCTACAGCGAACTGGTCACCGACGCGCGCCTGCGCAAGCGCGTGTTCGCCGCCATCGAGCAGGAATGGCAGCGCACCATGGACGCGCTCAGCCGCATCACCGGCGAGCGCGAGCGCCTGGCGCACAACAGCGCGCTGGCGCGCTCCATCCGCCACCGCTTTCCCTATATCGATCCGCTGCACCACCTGCAGGTGGAGCTGATCCGCCGCTGGCGCGCCGAACCCGGCAACGAGCGCGTGCGCACCGGCATCCAGCTGTGCATCAACGGCATTGCCGCCGGCCTGCGCAATACCGGCTGACGCGGCCCCTGGGCGGCGCAGTCGCGCGGACAGGCGGTGAAACGGCCGCGTTTTGCGCCGATCGCCGCGCTGCTTGCCGCCTACCATCTGCGCATGCGCCCCTTTGCCCACCGCTTGCGTCTTGCCGCCCTGCTGCTGGCCCTGGCCGCCGTGGCGGGCTGCTCCACCCTGGACGTGCCGCGCGCCGACAACTACCCGGCCAGCGGGCAGAAGAAAGCGCGCGCGCTGCACCACTGGGACGTGCTGGCCCGGGACGTGGCGCGCCGCGTGGCCGAAGAAATTGCGTCCTGGCCGCCGGGCGAGCATCCGATCGAGGTCGGCGCCGCCGGCGCGTCCAGCTTCAACCAGGGCTTCGTCAAGCTGCTGCGCGTGCATCTGCTGGAGCAGGGCGTGGCCTTGTCGGATGGGCCCGCGGCGGTGCGGCTCGAGGTGCAGACCCAGGTGGTGCAGCACGGCTCGAGCGACCAGCTCAATTCCCCCGTGCCGCTGCCCCTGACGGTGCTGGGCGCGGGCGTGGGCGTGCTCTACGACTGGCAGACGCACTACGCCGACCGCCATCTGCTGCCCGGCGTGGCCACCGGCGCAGGCCTGGGCCTGGGGCTGGCGCTGGACCTTGCGCGCTACCACACCCAGGGCGCGGCCGCCGGCGGGCCGACGCGCACCGAGGTGCTGGTGAGCACCTGGCTCAAGAGCGGCGGGCAATTGCTGGCCGGCTCGGCCGACATGTACTACATCGAACGCGCCGACGCGCCGCTGTACCTGGACGAAGCACCGCCACCGCCGCCCGCGCCCCCGGCCAAGGTCTGGAAGGTGGTGACCCCATGAGGCGGCGCATTGCCCTGGCCGGCATCGCCGCGTACGCGCTGAGCGCGGCGGGCTGCGCCGCCTACTACTACGGCGACCCGGTGGTGGGCTTGCGCCGCGCCGGCGCGCACGGTGCGGGCGCCACCACGCTGCTGCAAGCCAACCAGGCGGCGGTGGATGCGCTGCTCAAGACCGCACCGCTGCAGCCGGGCGAGCCGGTGCTGGTGGCCAGCCTGGTCAGCGTGGACCGGCTGGGCGAATCCTCGCGCCTGGGCCGCGCCTGCTCCGAGCAGATTGCCGGGCGCCTGGTGCAGCGCGGCGTGCCGGTGGTGGAGGTGCGCCTGCGCGAGCAGCTGGCGCTGCAGCCCACGCAGGGCGAGCTGCTGCTGTCGCGCGAGCTGCAGGCCGTCAGCCAGGCCCATGCGGCGCGCGCGGTGCTGGTGGGCACCTACGCCGCTTCGGCGCAGCAGCTCTACATCAGCCTCAAGCTGGTGCGCCCCGAGGGCAATGTGGTGGTGGCGGCGCAGGACTATGCGCTGCCGATGGGCGCCGACATCCAGTCTCTGCTCGCCAGCCGCTAGGGCGGGATGGGCCGGCCGCTGCCGAGAATGCTCCGGAAAAAAGAGCTTACAGCGCAATACAGGCAAGCGCTCTAGCCACTTTTCATTGGAAGTCCAAGACGCGTTCAGCATTGCCTCAGTGCAGCTTGAGCGCTTTCTTGCTCTTGCTCTTGCCCGCGCGCGCCGGCGGGTTGCACAGGCCGCAGGTGTAGTGGCGGTTTTCGTACAGCTCGCTGACGAACTGGCCCTTGCACTGGCTGCACTGCGTGCGCGTGAGCATGCCGGCGTCGACGAATTTCACCAGCCGCCAGGCGCGGGTAAAGGACAGCAGCGGCTCGATCTCGGCGGCCTGCACCTGTTCGTTGTACAGGCGGTACGCCTTGGTGAGCAGCTCCACCGCGTCCAGGTCCACGCCCTTGGAGAGGTATTGGTAGATGTTCAGGAACAGCGAGCTGTGGATGTTCTCCTGCCAGGTGAGGAACCAGTCGGTGGAGAACGGCAACTGCCCCTTGGAGGGCGAGCGCCCGGCCACTTCCTTGTACAGGCGGATCAGGCGCTCGTAGGACAGCGTGGTTTCCGATTCCAGCACCTGCATGCGAGCACCCATTTCGATGAGCATGGCGGCGCGCTCGATCTGGCGTGATTCGTTCAATACGCTTTTGGTGGCGGTGGCCATGGCGGGGCTCCTCTCAGATCACTTCGGCAATGCGGCTGGCCATCAGGATGTTGGCGTGCAGCGTGTTGGTGGTTTCGTTGCCCACCTTGGTAGGCGTGTTGTGGTTGGTCAGCAGGCTCCACACCAGCTCATCGTCCACACGGAAGCTGCACAGCAGCGTGTTGCGCGAAGCCAGCTTGAGCACCTGGGCGGTGGACAGCGTCACCAGGATGTCGGCGGCCTCTTCGCTCAGGCCCAGACGGAACACCGCTTCGGCCTTGTCCTGGCGAATCAGGTTTTGCGCCAGCATCAGGTAGGTGAGGTTGGCTTCGCGGATTTCGGAGAGCAACTGTTCGTTGGTCATGGTGCATTCCTTTCAGGGCGGGATCTGCTTGATCCGTTGAAATGCATTGTGAAAGTGGCGCAAAAGAAAAATAAGTCGGCATCCGGAGCGACAGCGCGTCGGGTGCAGGGCGCGGGCGCTGTAGGAAGTTGCCTGACATGGGCGTGCGTGCAAGCGCGATGAGCGCGGTATAGGCGGCCCTTTTCTCCCTGTTGCACCGGGTCAGCCTGCGCACGGCTGGGTCTATGCCGGCGCGCCCCGGTGCGCCATTCAAACGCGTGTAAATTCGCGCCCTGATGACCACGCTCGACCAGACGACCCCCGCCGTGCCCGCTGCCGCGCACGCTTCCCCCCTTGCGCGCATCCGCGCCGACGTGCGCGCCATGCACGCCTATGCGGTGCAGCCGGCGCAGGGCCTGCTCAAGCTCGACGCGATGGAAAACCCCCATCGCCTGCCCGAGGATTTGCAGGCGCGGCTGGGCCAGCGCCTGGGCCAGGTGGCGGTCAACCGCTACCCGGGCGCGCAGCTTGCGCAGTTGCGCGAAGCGCTGCTGCGCCATGCGGGCCCGCCGGCGGGCTGGTCGCTGATGCTGGGCAACGGCTCGGACGAGCTCATCAGCCTGCTGGTGCTGGCCTGCGGCCTTCCCGGCGCCTCGGTGCTGGCGCCCGAGCCGGGTTTCGTGATGTACGCCATGAGCGCGCGGCTGCAGGGCCTGGGCTACCACGGCGTGCCGCTGCGTGCGGACTTTTCGCTCGACGAAGCGGCGCTGCTGCGGGCGATAGAGCGCGAGCGTCCGGCGCTGCTCTTCCTGGCCTATCCGAACAACCCGACCGGCACGCTGTGGGACACGGCGGCCATTGCCCGCGCCATCGCCGCGCAGGGCGCGCACGGCGGCCTGGTGGTGATGGACGAGGCCTACCAGCCCTTTGCCGCGTGCAGCTGGATCGAGCGGGTGCGCGAGCGCCCCGAGGCGCACCGGCATGTGCTGGTGCTGCGCACGCTCAGCAAGTTCGGCCTGGCGGGCATACGCCTGGGCTATCTGATGGGCGACGCGGCGCTGATCGCCGAGATCGACAAGGTACGCCCGCCCTACAACGTGAGCGTGCTCAACGCCGAATGCGCGCTGTTCGCTCTGGAACACGAAGCGGTGTTCGCCGCCCAGGCGCAGGACATCCGTGCCCAGCGTGCGCGCCTGATCGAGGCGCTGGCGCAAATGCCCGGCGTGCAGGCCTACCCCAGCGAGGCCAACATGATCCTGGTGCGCGTGCCCGACGCCGCGCGCGCCTTCGAGGGCATGCGCAGCAAAGGGGTGCTGGTGAAGAACGTTTCTACAATGCACCCGCTGCTTGCCAACTGCCTGCGCCTGACGGTGGGCACAGCCGAAGAAAATACCGCCATGCTGCAATCGCTCAGTGCATCGATATGACGTCCTCCGCCCTTGTCACCGCCGCCCCCACCGACCGCATCGCGGAGGTGAGCCGCAGCACCGCTGAAACCCGCATCCGCGTGCGCGTCAACCTGGACGGCAGCGGCCAGTCGCAGTTGAACACCGGCATCGGCTTCTTCGACCACATGCTCGAACAGATCGCGCGCCACGGCATGATCGATCTGGAGGTGCGCTGCGACGGCGACCTGCACATCGACGGCCACCACAGCGTGGAGGACGTCGGCATCTCGCTGGGCCAGGCGCTGGCGCGCGCGCTGGGCGACAAGAAGGGACTGCGCCGCTACGGCCATGCCTACGTGCCGCTGGACGAAGCGCTGTCGCGCGTGGTGGTGGACCTGTCGGGCCGCCCCGGCCTGCATCTGCACATCCCGTTCACCGCGGCGATGATCGGCGGCTTTGACACGCAGCTGGTGCATGAGTTCTTCCAGGGCTTCGTGAACCATGCGGGCGTCACGGTGCACATCGACAACCTCAAGGGCGTCAATGCCCACCACCAGTGCGAGAGCGTGTTCAAGGCCTTTGCCCGCGCGCTGCGCGCCGCACTCGAGCCCGACCCGCGCAGCGCGGGGGTGATTCCGTCCACCAAGGGCGCGCTCTGATTTTCAAGTAAAAACAGCCTAAAACGCTTGCCTGGCAAGCGCTGACAGCTATGCAATCAAGAGCAAAAACCGTTGCCGTGATCGACTATGGCATGGGCAATCTGCGCTCGGTCGCCCAGGCCGTGCGGGCCGCGGCGCAAGACGAAGGCTGGACGGTGGTGGTCACCAGCGAGCCCGAGGCGGTGCGCGCCGCCGGGCGCGTGGTGCTGCCCGGCCAGGGCGCCATGCCCGACTGCATGCGCGCGCTGGCCGCCGGCGGCCTGCACGATGCGGTGCGCGAGGCCGCGGCCAGCAAGCCGCTGATGGGCGTGTGCATAGGCATGCAGATGCTGCTCACGCACAGCGCCGAGGGCGACGTGGCCGGGCTGGACCTGATCCCCGGCCAGGTGCTGCGCCTGGAAGTGGCCGGGCAGCGCCAGGGCGACGGCAGCCGCTGCAAGGTGCCGCACATGGGCTGGAACCGCGTGCGCCAGCAGCACCACGGCGCACGCGCGCACCCGATGTGGCAGGGCGTGCCCGACGAGAGCTGGTTCTACTTCGTGCACAGCTACCACGCCCGTCCGCTTGATCCAGGTCATTGCGCGGGCGCGGTGCGCTACGGTAGCCTCTTTGCCTGCGCCCTGGCACGTGATAATCTTTTCGCCACCCAGTTTCACCCCGAGAAAAGCGCGGCCCAGGGACTGCGGCTCTATCGGAATTTCCTGCTCTGGAACCCCTAGTACGGCAACCTGGAAATATCGAAACATGAAAGCGTGTCTTCGCACCCATGGCGGCGTCGCAAGTCCTCGCGATAGCTACGGCTATCGCCGCGGTTTGCGCCTTGCCCCGGGGGCGAATCCATCGCTTTCATCGTGTTTCTCTGCTTCCAGGCTGCTGTACTAGCCCCGGAAGGCGGGCGCCTCATCGTTGAGCGTTCAGCATGAGCCCGCCGCGAAACACCCGCTTCTTTGCACGCCCCTCGCTCCGACGTTTGCCATGCTGCTCATTCCCGCCATCGATCTCAAGGACGGTCACTGCGTACGCCTCAAGCAAGGCGACATGAAACAAGCCACCACCTTTGGTGAAGACCCGGCCGCCATGGCGCGGCGCTGGCTCGACGCCGGGGCGCGGCGCCTGCATCTGGTGGACTTGAACGGTGCCT
This portion of the Comamonas flocculans genome encodes:
- the hemC gene encoding hydroxymethylbilane synthase: MTASNANPLSLTIATRESQLALWQARHVQALLQARGHVVRLLGMTTRGDQILDRALSKVGGKGLFIKELEVALEEGRADLAVHSLKDVPMQLPPGFALACVMAREDPRDAFVSPRHASLQELPPGAVVGTSSLRRQVLLHALRPDLRIEPLRGNVNTRLRKLDEGQYAAIVLAAAGLKRLGLAGRIRATFEPAEMLPAAGQGALAIEVRSERSDVLAALAPLADERTWLAVTAERAVSRAMGGSCSMPLAAHAQWQGAVLQLQAAWGAVQGGQPLVRAGGSASATTLAQADALGLAVAAQLQARGAVAERDA
- the ppc gene encoding phosphoenolpyruvate carboxylase, producing MTEPAQPRRSAPAHRKDKDAPLIADIRLLGRILGDVIREQEGEGVFGLVEQVRQLSVAFRRDDDQGADRALKRLLKSLSGEETVKVIRAFTYFSHLANLAEDRHHIRRRQIHERAGSSQEGGIDVALARLRWAGIAPQAVVQTLAQSYVVPVLTAHPTEVQRKSILDAEREIAQLLAARDDIGARAQLYNSARDILTPREIAANEAGLRARVAQLWQTRLLRVSRLTVADEIENALSYYESTFIGEIPRIYADLEQQLGDSGPVASFLRMGQWIGGDRDGNPNVGADTLRLALRRQAEVALRHYLGEVHALGRELSLSARLVQVSPALLALAEASGDVSAHRSDEPYRRALSGIYARLAATCAVLTGAAPAHVPVAVLPAYDSADAFLADLRVIEDSLLSHKGAAQAAERLHALARAVQVFGFHLATVDLRQSSDQHERVLAELLAVARLEADYAALDEGERQRLLLRLLCDARPLRVLGAAYSAHTCAELSIFETARALRERCGRDAIRHYIISHTETVSDLLEVLLLQKETGLLHGTLDGDCHADLIVSPLFETIEDLRNAAPIMRAYYALPGIAPMVRASGAEQDIMLGYSDSNKDGGIFTSNWELYRAEIALVALFDELNAALPGQGIRMRMFHGRGGTVGRGGGPSYQAILAQPPGTVRGQIRLTEQGEVIASKYANPEIGRRNLETLVAATLEATLLQPTKPATKAFLQAAAELSEASMAAYRALVYETPGFADYFFSATPIREIAELNIGSRPASRKAGQRIEDLRAIPWGFSWGQCRLTLPGWYGFGSAVQAFVGAPGKDEKARWALLRKMVRQWPFFSALLSNMDMVLAKSDLQLAKRYSELVTDARLRKRVFAAIEQEWQRTMDALSRITGERERLAHNSALARSIRHRFPYIDPLHHLQVELIRRWRAEPGNERVRTGIQLCINGIAAGLRNTG
- a CDS encoding FlgO family outer membrane protein, with the translated sequence MRRRIALAGIAAYALSAAGCAAYYYGDPVVGLRRAGAHGAGATTLLQANQAAVDALLKTAPLQPGEPVLVASLVSVDRLGESSRLGRACSEQIAGRLVQRGVPVVEVRLREQLALQPTQGELLLSRELQAVSQAHAARAVLVGTYAASAQQLYISLKLVRPEGNVVVAAQDYALPMGADIQSLLASR
- the flhC gene encoding flagellar transcriptional regulator FlhC encodes the protein MATATKSVLNESRQIERAAMLIEMGARMQVLESETTLSYERLIRLYKEVAGRSPSKGQLPFSTDWFLTWQENIHSSLFLNIYQYLSKGVDLDAVELLTKAYRLYNEQVQAAEIEPLLSFTRAWRLVKFVDAGMLTRTQCSQCKGQFVSELYENRHYTCGLCNPPARAGKSKSKKALKLH
- the flhD gene encoding flagellar transcriptional regulator FlhD; amino-acid sequence: MTNEQLLSEIREANLTYLMLAQNLIRQDKAEAVFRLGLSEEAADILVTLSTAQVLKLASRNTLLCSFRVDDELVWSLLTNHNTPTKVGNETTNTLHANILMASRIAEVI
- the hisC gene encoding histidinol-phosphate transaminase is translated as MTTLDQTTPAVPAAAHASPLARIRADVRAMHAYAVQPAQGLLKLDAMENPHRLPEDLQARLGQRLGQVAVNRYPGAQLAQLREALLRHAGPPAGWSLMLGNGSDELISLLVLACGLPGASVLAPEPGFVMYAMSARLQGLGYHGVPLRADFSLDEAALLRAIERERPALLFLAYPNNPTGTLWDTAAIARAIAAQGAHGGLVVMDEAYQPFAACSWIERVRERPEAHRHVLVLRTLSKFGLAGIRLGYLMGDAALIAEIDKVRPPYNVSVLNAECALFALEHEAVFAAQAQDIRAQRARLIEALAQMPGVQAYPSEANMILVRVPDAARAFEGMRSKGVLVKNVSTMHPLLANCLRLTVGTAEENTAMLQSLSASI
- the hisB gene encoding imidazoleglycerol-phosphate dehydratase HisB — protein: MTSSALVTAAPTDRIAEVSRSTAETRIRVRVNLDGSGQSQLNTGIGFFDHMLEQIARHGMIDLEVRCDGDLHIDGHHSVEDVGISLGQALARALGDKKGLRRYGHAYVPLDEALSRVVVDLSGRPGLHLHIPFTAAMIGGFDTQLVHEFFQGFVNHAGVTVHIDNLKGVNAHHQCESVFKAFARALRAALEPDPRSAGVIPSTKGAL
- the hisH gene encoding imidazole glycerol phosphate synthase subunit HisH, whose translation is MQSRAKTVAVIDYGMGNLRSVAQAVRAAAQDEGWTVVVTSEPEAVRAAGRVVLPGQGAMPDCMRALAAGGLHDAVREAAASKPLMGVCIGMQMLLTHSAEGDVAGLDLIPGQVLRLEVAGQRQGDGSRCKVPHMGWNRVRQQHHGARAHPMWQGVPDESWFYFVHSYHARPLDPGHCAGAVRYGSLFACALARDNLFATQFHPEKSAAQGLRLYRNFLLWNP